Proteins co-encoded in one Gossypium arboreum isolate Shixiya-1 chromosome 11, ASM2569848v2, whole genome shotgun sequence genomic window:
- the LOC108473529 gene encoding uncharacterized protein LOC108473529 isoform X4 has protein sequence MLMIVVLYLPTMGMVHSVKTRTKLRNHEADTFLDKSKEDSLGRVSTKSQTSSEKGIVDSSDASDADVKSSAGFLMCDQRDPENNDVECSDRSRSESKVAGDKWSLENPNDISRNKDDIVNSIGREQEDLDSNFVYTGGSQRLGQMSDWQAGKREEMEQFQRIPRVVVEGVRFSTSKHPDEGPSNLNLDSSYGYRESLQNQTGLDGSSRIHLDQDRAVLLRKLDELKEQLSQSCDVADKPKEKAPLDRRVVPPESYGGTDSWFPNSSSGLQKPSMPFYGPDKHGAEAGPSYFGFFPEQFAYPVEHDVTQHGLYPPIRNPNHIPAYGDPFGSKMLGRAPHQFPGEYQQPRHPYFSGQYIESNHDPFMPYPRSSVLHQASCSCFHCYEKHRQVPAPIPPSSFGNKRFPDVPSNPFYHIDNPGSFGSHFHSSRTTMPPLNAHARWQNDINSDMGGFVHYRPQRVVLAGGGRHIRPIAGGAPFVTCYNCFELLRVPRKVQLMVKNEHKLRCGACSTVINFTVMDKKLVLLNHAESKGISVDVDDNCNEGRVNRIATNFSSDDYDHSGYDFQSMDREPVASSTGQALNSVRPQEMQSFHSSSPSTSEDENSPDVLTASRQEVSSVQQPAKSTLSSPPAGSPLQEHFDYSSSNHAANRFGKGNRSSRSDQEKVVSNKGTKRQNSLKEALPTEMEVSFNEYANTGISQDSGDVTREDDQPKMAKGGESFFTNIIKKSFKDFSRFNQTEERGKSNISVNGHPIPERVVKKAEKIAGPVLPGQYWYDFRAGFWGVLGGPCLGIIPPFIEEFNHPMPENCAGGTTGVFVNGRELHQKDLDLLANRGLPPDRDRSYIIEISGRVLDEDTGEELDSLGKLAPTIRVEKAKRGFGMKVPRAAA, from the exons ATGCTAATGATAGTTGTTTTGTATTTACCAACAATGGGCATGGTGCATTCTGTGAAAACTCGAA CTAAACTTAGGAATCATGAAGCAGATACTTTCTTGGACAAGTCGAAAGAAGACAGTCTTGGCAGAGTTTCTACCAAATCCCAAACTTCCTCCGAGAAGGGAATAGTAGACTCAAGTGATGCCTCTGATGCAGATGTTAAATCAAGTGCTGGGTTTTTGATGTGTGATCAAAGGGATCCAGAGAATAATGATGTTGAGTGCAGTGATAGAAGTAGGAGTGAATCAAAGGTTGCTGGTGATAAATGGTCTCTTGAGAACCCAAATGATATTAGCAGGAACAAGGATGATATAGTGAATTCTATTGGAAGAGAACAGGAGGATTTGGATTCCAATTTTGTATATACTGGTGGATCACAAAGACTGGGACAGATGTCTGATTGGCAGGCTGGGAAACGAGAAGAGATGGAGCAATTTCAGAGAATTCCAAGAGTTGTCGTTGAAGGTGTGCGATTTTCTACCTCAAAACACCCAGATGAAGGCCCATCAAACCTTAATTTGGATTCTTCTTATGGTTATCGTGAATCGTTGCAGAATCAAACTGGCCTGGATGGTTCTAGTAGAATTCACCTTGACCAAGATCGAGCTGTGCTTCTAAGGAAGCTAGATGAGCTAAAGGAGCAACTTAGTCAGTCTTGTGATGTGGCTGATAAACCAAAAGAGAAGGCTCCGCTTGATAGGAGGGTAGTTCCTCCAGAGTCTTATGGTGGTACTGATAGCTGGTTTCCAAATAGTTCTTCTGGATTGCAGAAGCCCTCAATGCCTTTCTATGGACCTGATAAGCATGGTGCGGAAGCAGGACCTTCTTACTTTGGTTTTTTTCCAGAACAATTTGCTTATCCTGTTGAACATGATGTGACTCAGCATGGGTTGTATCCTCCAATTCGTAATCCAAATCATATCCCTGCATATGGAGATCCTTTTGGATCCAAAATGCTTGGAAGAGCTCCGCACCAGTTCCCTGGAGAATATCAACAGCCACGTCATCCATACTTTTCTGGACAGTACATTGAAAGTAATCATGATCCATTTATGCCATATCCACGAAGTTCAGTGTTGCACCAGGCTTCTTGTTCTTGCTTTCATTGTTATGAGAAACATCGGCAAGTTCCAGCGCCTATTCCACCCAGTTCATTTGGCAATAAAAGGTTCCCTGATGTGCCTAGCAACCCATTTTACCATATTGACAACCCTGGGTCTTTTGGTTCACATTTCCATAGTTCTAGGACCACAATGCCCCCATTGAATGCTCATGCTAGATGGCAGAATGATATTAACTCAGACATGGGTGGTTTTGTTCATTACCGTCCCCAGAGAGTAGTGCTAGCTGGTGGTGGGCGCCATATTCGTCCTATAGCTGGTGGTGCTCCATTTGTAACGTGTTATAATTGCTTTGAATTGCTACGAGTGCCCCGGAAAGTGCAGCTCATGGTGAAAAATGAACATAAATTGCGGTGTGGAGCCTGTTCAACTGTGATAAACTTTACTGTCATGGACAAGAAGCTTGTTCTTCTTAATCATGCAGAATCAAAGGGAATTTCTGTAGATGTTGATGATAACTGTAATGAAGGCCGTGTCAACCGAATTGCCACTAACTTCTCCTCTGATGATTATGATCATTCAGGTTATGATTTTCAGTCAATGGATAGAGAACCTGTTGCATCGTCAACTGGCCAGGCTTTGAATTCAGTCAGACCTCAGGAAATGCAAAGCTTTCATTCTTCATCTCCAAGCACCTCCGAGGATGAAAACAGTCCGGATGTTTTAACTGCTTCAAGACAGGAAGTGAGTTCTGTTCAGCAGCCAGCCAAATCCACTTTGTCTTCCCCACCTGCAGGCTCACCTCTTCAAGAGCACTTTGATTATTCTTCTAGCAATCATGCAGCCAATCGATTCGGGAAGGGAAATCGTAGTAGTCGCTCCGATCAAGAGAAAGTTGTGTCAAACAAGGGTACCAAACGACAAAATTCTTTAAAAGAGGCATTACCTACTGAGATGGAGGTGTCATTCAATGAGTATGCTAATACTGGGATTTCTCAAGATTCAGGGGATGTAACTAGGGAAGATGATCAACCGAAAATGGCAAAAGGAGGTGAATCATTTTTTACAAATATTATCAAGAAGAGTTTTAAGGATTTCTCAAGATTTAATCAAACAGAGGAACGTGGGAAAAGTAACATTTCAGTTAACGGACATCCTATTCCTGAACGTGTGGTTAAAAAAGCTGAAAAGATAGCTGGACCGGTTCTTCCTGGACAGTATTG GTATGATTTCCGAGCTGGATTCTGGGGTGTTCTCGGCGGACCTTGTCTTGGCATAATTCCT CCTTTTATCGAAGAATTTAACCATCCAATGCCAGAGAACTGTGCTGGTGGAACCACTGGTGTTTTTGTAAACGGGAGAGAGCTCCATCAGAAAGATTTAGATTTGCTTGCTAATAGAGGGCTTCCACCTGACAGAGATAGATCTTATATCATTGAGATATCGGGCAGAGTTCTGGATGAGGACACTGGTGAAGAGCTCGATAGCCTTGGGAAACTTGCGCCAAC GATCAGAGTTGAGAAAGCGAAGCGTGGTTTTGGCATGAAAGTTCCAAGAGCAGCTGCATAA
- the LOC108473529 gene encoding protein ENHANCED DISEASE RESISTANCE 4-like isoform X1, translating to MAESTKVRLVRCPKCENLLPELADYSVYQCGGCGAVLRAKLRNHEADTFLDKSKEDSLGRVSTKSQTSSEKGIVDSSDASDADVKSSAGFLMCDQRDPENNDVECSDRSRSESKVAGDKWSLENPNDISRNKDDIVNSIGREQEDLDSNFVYTGGSQRLGQMSDWQAGKREEMEQFQRIPRVVVEGVRFSTSKHPDEGPSNLNLDSSYGYRESLQNQTGLDGSSRIHLDQDRAVLLRKLDELKEQLSQSCDVADKPKEKAPLDRRVVPPESYGGTDSWFPNSSSGLQKPSMPFYGPDKHGAEAGPSYFGFFPEQFAYPVEHDVTQHGLYPPIRNPNHIPAYGDPFGSKMLGRAPHQFPGEYQQPRHPYFSGQYIESNHDPFMPYPRSSVLHQASCSCFHCYEKHRQVPAPIPPSSFGNKRFPDVPSNPFYHIDNPGSFGSHFHSSRTTMPPLNAHARWQNDINSDMGGFVHYRPQRVVLAGGGRHIRPIAGGAPFVTCYNCFELLRVPRKVQLMVKNEHKLRCGACSTVINFTVMDKKLVLLNHAESKGISVDVDDNCNEGRVNRIATNFSSDDYDHSGYDFQSMDREPVASSTGQALNSVRPQEMQSFHSSSPSTSEDENSPDVLTASRQEVSSVQQPAKSTLSSPPAGSPLQEHFDYSSSNHAANRFGKGNRSSRSDQEKVVSNKGTKRQNSLKEALPTEMEVSFNEYANTGISQDSGDVTREDDQPKMAKGGESFFTNIIKKSFKDFSRFNQTEERGKSNISVNGHPIPERVVKKAEKIAGPVLPGQYWYDFRAGFWGVLGGPCLGIIPPFIEEFNHPMPENCAGGTTGVFVNGRELHQKDLDLLANRGLPPDRDRSYIIEISGRVLDEDTGEELDSLGKLAPTIRVEKAKRGFGMKVPRAAA from the exons ATGGCCGAGTCAACCAAAGTGAGGTTGGTTCGGTGTCCAAAGTGTGAAAACCTTCTCCCAGAGCTTGCTGATTATTCGGTTTACCAGTGTGGTGGCTGCGGTGCTGTTCTTCGAG CTAAACTTAGGAATCATGAAGCAGATACTTTCTTGGACAAGTCGAAAGAAGACAGTCTTGGCAGAGTTTCTACCAAATCCCAAACTTCCTCCGAGAAGGGAATAGTAGACTCAAGTGATGCCTCTGATGCAGATGTTAAATCAAGTGCTGGGTTTTTGATGTGTGATCAAAGGGATCCAGAGAATAATGATGTTGAGTGCAGTGATAGAAGTAGGAGTGAATCAAAGGTTGCTGGTGATAAATGGTCTCTTGAGAACCCAAATGATATTAGCAGGAACAAGGATGATATAGTGAATTCTATTGGAAGAGAACAGGAGGATTTGGATTCCAATTTTGTATATACTGGTGGATCACAAAGACTGGGACAGATGTCTGATTGGCAGGCTGGGAAACGAGAAGAGATGGAGCAATTTCAGAGAATTCCAAGAGTTGTCGTTGAAGGTGTGCGATTTTCTACCTCAAAACACCCAGATGAAGGCCCATCAAACCTTAATTTGGATTCTTCTTATGGTTATCGTGAATCGTTGCAGAATCAAACTGGCCTGGATGGTTCTAGTAGAATTCACCTTGACCAAGATCGAGCTGTGCTTCTAAGGAAGCTAGATGAGCTAAAGGAGCAACTTAGTCAGTCTTGTGATGTGGCTGATAAACCAAAAGAGAAGGCTCCGCTTGATAGGAGGGTAGTTCCTCCAGAGTCTTATGGTGGTACTGATAGCTGGTTTCCAAATAGTTCTTCTGGATTGCAGAAGCCCTCAATGCCTTTCTATGGACCTGATAAGCATGGTGCGGAAGCAGGACCTTCTTACTTTGGTTTTTTTCCAGAACAATTTGCTTATCCTGTTGAACATGATGTGACTCAGCATGGGTTGTATCCTCCAATTCGTAATCCAAATCATATCCCTGCATATGGAGATCCTTTTGGATCCAAAATGCTTGGAAGAGCTCCGCACCAGTTCCCTGGAGAATATCAACAGCCACGTCATCCATACTTTTCTGGACAGTACATTGAAAGTAATCATGATCCATTTATGCCATATCCACGAAGTTCAGTGTTGCACCAGGCTTCTTGTTCTTGCTTTCATTGTTATGAGAAACATCGGCAAGTTCCAGCGCCTATTCCACCCAGTTCATTTGGCAATAAAAGGTTCCCTGATGTGCCTAGCAACCCATTTTACCATATTGACAACCCTGGGTCTTTTGGTTCACATTTCCATAGTTCTAGGACCACAATGCCCCCATTGAATGCTCATGCTAGATGGCAGAATGATATTAACTCAGACATGGGTGGTTTTGTTCATTACCGTCCCCAGAGAGTAGTGCTAGCTGGTGGTGGGCGCCATATTCGTCCTATAGCTGGTGGTGCTCCATTTGTAACGTGTTATAATTGCTTTGAATTGCTACGAGTGCCCCGGAAAGTGCAGCTCATGGTGAAAAATGAACATAAATTGCGGTGTGGAGCCTGTTCAACTGTGATAAACTTTACTGTCATGGACAAGAAGCTTGTTCTTCTTAATCATGCAGAATCAAAGGGAATTTCTGTAGATGTTGATGATAACTGTAATGAAGGCCGTGTCAACCGAATTGCCACTAACTTCTCCTCTGATGATTATGATCATTCAGGTTATGATTTTCAGTCAATGGATAGAGAACCTGTTGCATCGTCAACTGGCCAGGCTTTGAATTCAGTCAGACCTCAGGAAATGCAAAGCTTTCATTCTTCATCTCCAAGCACCTCCGAGGATGAAAACAGTCCGGATGTTTTAACTGCTTCAAGACAGGAAGTGAGTTCTGTTCAGCAGCCAGCCAAATCCACTTTGTCTTCCCCACCTGCAGGCTCACCTCTTCAAGAGCACTTTGATTATTCTTCTAGCAATCATGCAGCCAATCGATTCGGGAAGGGAAATCGTAGTAGTCGCTCCGATCAAGAGAAAGTTGTGTCAAACAAGGGTACCAAACGACAAAATTCTTTAAAAGAGGCATTACCTACTGAGATGGAGGTGTCATTCAATGAGTATGCTAATACTGGGATTTCTCAAGATTCAGGGGATGTAACTAGGGAAGATGATCAACCGAAAATGGCAAAAGGAGGTGAATCATTTTTTACAAATATTATCAAGAAGAGTTTTAAGGATTTCTCAAGATTTAATCAAACAGAGGAACGTGGGAAAAGTAACATTTCAGTTAACGGACATCCTATTCCTGAACGTGTGGTTAAAAAAGCTGAAAAGATAGCTGGACCGGTTCTTCCTGGACAGTATTG GTATGATTTCCGAGCTGGATTCTGGGGTGTTCTCGGCGGACCTTGTCTTGGCATAATTCCT CCTTTTATCGAAGAATTTAACCATCCAATGCCAGAGAACTGTGCTGGTGGAACCACTGGTGTTTTTGTAAACGGGAGAGAGCTCCATCAGAAAGATTTAGATTTGCTTGCTAATAGAGGGCTTCCACCTGACAGAGATAGATCTTATATCATTGAGATATCGGGCAGAGTTCTGGATGAGGACACTGGTGAAGAGCTCGATAGCCTTGGGAAACTTGCGCCAAC GATCAGAGTTGAGAAAGCGAAGCGTGGTTTTGGCATGAAAGTTCCAAGAGCAGCTGCATAA
- the LOC108473529 gene encoding protein ENHANCED DISEASE RESISTANCE 4-like isoform X2, producing the protein MAESTKVRLVRCPKCENLLPELADYSVYQCGGCGAVLRAKLRNHEADTFLDKSKEDSLGRVSTKSQTSSEKGIVDSSDASDADVKSSAGFLMCDQRDPENNDVECSDRSRSESKVAGDKWSLENPNDISRNKDDIVNSIGREQEDLDSNFVYTGGSQRLGQMSDWQAGKREEMEQFQRIPRVVVEGVRFSTSKHPDEGPSNLNLDSSYGYRESLQNQTGLDGSSRIHLDQDRAVLLRKLDELKEQLSQSCDVADKPKEKAPLDRRVVPPESYGGTDSWFPNSSSGLQKPSMPFYGPDKHGAEAGPSYFGFFPEQFAYPVEHDVTQHGLYPPIRNPNHIPAYGDPFGSKMLGRAPHQFPGEYQQPRHPYFSGQYIESNHDPFMPYPRSSVLHQASCSCFHCYEKHRQVPAPIPPSSFGNKRFPDVPSNPFYHIDNPGSFGSHFHSSRTTMPPLNAHARWQNDINSDMGGFVHYRPQRVVLAGGGRHIRPIAGGAPFVTCYNCFELLRVPRKVQLMVKNEHKLRCGACSTVINFTVMDKKLVLLNHAESKGISVDVDDNCNEGRVNRIATNFSSDDYDHSGYDFQSMDREPVASSTGQALNSVRPQEMQSFHSSSPSTSEDENSPDVLTASRQEVSSVQQPAKSTLSSPPAGSPLQEHFDYSSSNHAANRFGKGNRSSRSDQEKVVSNKGTKRQNSLKEALPTEMEVSFNEYANTGISQDSGDVTREDDQPKMAKGGESFFTNIIKKSFKDFSRFNQTEERGKSNISVNGHPIPERVVKKAEKIAGPVLPGQYWYDFRAGFWGVLGGPCLGIIPPFIEEFNHPMPENCAGGTTGVFVNGRELHQKDLDLLANRGLPPDRDRSYIIEISGRVLDEDTGEELDSLGKLAPTVEKAKRGFGMKVPRAAA; encoded by the exons ATGGCCGAGTCAACCAAAGTGAGGTTGGTTCGGTGTCCAAAGTGTGAAAACCTTCTCCCAGAGCTTGCTGATTATTCGGTTTACCAGTGTGGTGGCTGCGGTGCTGTTCTTCGAG CTAAACTTAGGAATCATGAAGCAGATACTTTCTTGGACAAGTCGAAAGAAGACAGTCTTGGCAGAGTTTCTACCAAATCCCAAACTTCCTCCGAGAAGGGAATAGTAGACTCAAGTGATGCCTCTGATGCAGATGTTAAATCAAGTGCTGGGTTTTTGATGTGTGATCAAAGGGATCCAGAGAATAATGATGTTGAGTGCAGTGATAGAAGTAGGAGTGAATCAAAGGTTGCTGGTGATAAATGGTCTCTTGAGAACCCAAATGATATTAGCAGGAACAAGGATGATATAGTGAATTCTATTGGAAGAGAACAGGAGGATTTGGATTCCAATTTTGTATATACTGGTGGATCACAAAGACTGGGACAGATGTCTGATTGGCAGGCTGGGAAACGAGAAGAGATGGAGCAATTTCAGAGAATTCCAAGAGTTGTCGTTGAAGGTGTGCGATTTTCTACCTCAAAACACCCAGATGAAGGCCCATCAAACCTTAATTTGGATTCTTCTTATGGTTATCGTGAATCGTTGCAGAATCAAACTGGCCTGGATGGTTCTAGTAGAATTCACCTTGACCAAGATCGAGCTGTGCTTCTAAGGAAGCTAGATGAGCTAAAGGAGCAACTTAGTCAGTCTTGTGATGTGGCTGATAAACCAAAAGAGAAGGCTCCGCTTGATAGGAGGGTAGTTCCTCCAGAGTCTTATGGTGGTACTGATAGCTGGTTTCCAAATAGTTCTTCTGGATTGCAGAAGCCCTCAATGCCTTTCTATGGACCTGATAAGCATGGTGCGGAAGCAGGACCTTCTTACTTTGGTTTTTTTCCAGAACAATTTGCTTATCCTGTTGAACATGATGTGACTCAGCATGGGTTGTATCCTCCAATTCGTAATCCAAATCATATCCCTGCATATGGAGATCCTTTTGGATCCAAAATGCTTGGAAGAGCTCCGCACCAGTTCCCTGGAGAATATCAACAGCCACGTCATCCATACTTTTCTGGACAGTACATTGAAAGTAATCATGATCCATTTATGCCATATCCACGAAGTTCAGTGTTGCACCAGGCTTCTTGTTCTTGCTTTCATTGTTATGAGAAACATCGGCAAGTTCCAGCGCCTATTCCACCCAGTTCATTTGGCAATAAAAGGTTCCCTGATGTGCCTAGCAACCCATTTTACCATATTGACAACCCTGGGTCTTTTGGTTCACATTTCCATAGTTCTAGGACCACAATGCCCCCATTGAATGCTCATGCTAGATGGCAGAATGATATTAACTCAGACATGGGTGGTTTTGTTCATTACCGTCCCCAGAGAGTAGTGCTAGCTGGTGGTGGGCGCCATATTCGTCCTATAGCTGGTGGTGCTCCATTTGTAACGTGTTATAATTGCTTTGAATTGCTACGAGTGCCCCGGAAAGTGCAGCTCATGGTGAAAAATGAACATAAATTGCGGTGTGGAGCCTGTTCAACTGTGATAAACTTTACTGTCATGGACAAGAAGCTTGTTCTTCTTAATCATGCAGAATCAAAGGGAATTTCTGTAGATGTTGATGATAACTGTAATGAAGGCCGTGTCAACCGAATTGCCACTAACTTCTCCTCTGATGATTATGATCATTCAGGTTATGATTTTCAGTCAATGGATAGAGAACCTGTTGCATCGTCAACTGGCCAGGCTTTGAATTCAGTCAGACCTCAGGAAATGCAAAGCTTTCATTCTTCATCTCCAAGCACCTCCGAGGATGAAAACAGTCCGGATGTTTTAACTGCTTCAAGACAGGAAGTGAGTTCTGTTCAGCAGCCAGCCAAATCCACTTTGTCTTCCCCACCTGCAGGCTCACCTCTTCAAGAGCACTTTGATTATTCTTCTAGCAATCATGCAGCCAATCGATTCGGGAAGGGAAATCGTAGTAGTCGCTCCGATCAAGAGAAAGTTGTGTCAAACAAGGGTACCAAACGACAAAATTCTTTAAAAGAGGCATTACCTACTGAGATGGAGGTGTCATTCAATGAGTATGCTAATACTGGGATTTCTCAAGATTCAGGGGATGTAACTAGGGAAGATGATCAACCGAAAATGGCAAAAGGAGGTGAATCATTTTTTACAAATATTATCAAGAAGAGTTTTAAGGATTTCTCAAGATTTAATCAAACAGAGGAACGTGGGAAAAGTAACATTTCAGTTAACGGACATCCTATTCCTGAACGTGTGGTTAAAAAAGCTGAAAAGATAGCTGGACCGGTTCTTCCTGGACAGTATTG GTATGATTTCCGAGCTGGATTCTGGGGTGTTCTCGGCGGACCTTGTCTTGGCATAATTCCT CCTTTTATCGAAGAATTTAACCATCCAATGCCAGAGAACTGTGCTGGTGGAACCACTGGTGTTTTTGTAAACGGGAGAGAGCTCCATCAGAAAGATTTAGATTTGCTTGCTAATAGAGGGCTTCCACCTGACAGAGATAGATCTTATATCATTGAGATATCGGGCAGAGTTCTGGATGAGGACACTGGTGAAGAGCTCGATAGCCTTGGGAAACTTGCGCCAAC AGTTGAGAAAGCGAAGCGTGGTTTTGGCATGAAAGTTCCAAGAGCAGCTGCATAA
- the LOC108473529 gene encoding protein ENHANCED DISEASE RESISTANCE 4-like isoform X3, translating into MAESTKVRLVRCPKCENLLPELADYSVYQCGGCGAVLRAKLRNHEADTFLDKSKEDSLGRVSTKSQTSSEKGIVDSSDASDADVKSSAGFLMCDQRDPENNDVECSDRSRSESKVAGDKWSLENPNDISRNKDDIVNSIGREQEDLDSNFVYTGGSQRLGQMSDWQAGKREEMEQFQRIPRVVVEGVRFSTSKHPDEGPSNLNLDSSYGYRESLQNQTGLDGSSRIHLDQDRAVLLRKLDELKEQLSQSCDVADKPKEKAPLDRRVVPPESYGGTDSWFPNSSSGLQKPSMPFYGPDKHGAEAGPSYFGFFPEQFAYPVEHDVTQHGLYPPIRNPNHIPAYGDPFGSKMLGRAPHQFPGEYQQPRHPYFSGQYIESNHDPFMPYPRSSVLHQASCSCFHCYEKHRQVPAPIPPSSFGNKRFPDVPSNPFYHIDNPGSFGSHFHSSRTTMPPLNAHARWQNDINSDMGGFVHYRPQRVVLAGGGRHIRPIAGGAPFVTCYNCFELLRVPRKVQLMVKNEHKLRCGACSTVINFTVMDKKLVLLNHAESKGISVDVDDNCNEGRVNRIATNFSSDDYDHSGYDFQSMDREPVASSTGQALNSVRPQEMQSFHSSSPSTSEDENSPDVLTASRQEVSSVQQPAKSTLSSPPAGSPLQEHFDYSSSNHAANRFGKGNRSSRSDQEKVVSNKGTKRQNSLKEALPTEMEVSFNEYANTGISQDSGDVTREDDQPKMAKGGESFFTNIIKKSFKDFSRFNQTEERGKSNISVNGHPIPERVVKKAEKIAGPVLPGQYWYDFRAGFWGVLGGPCLGIIPPFIEEFNHPMPENCAGGTTGVFVNGRELHQKDLDLLANRGLPPDRDRSYIIEISGRVLDEDTGEELDSLGKLAPTYHPEAFLFVKDQS; encoded by the exons ATGGCCGAGTCAACCAAAGTGAGGTTGGTTCGGTGTCCAAAGTGTGAAAACCTTCTCCCAGAGCTTGCTGATTATTCGGTTTACCAGTGTGGTGGCTGCGGTGCTGTTCTTCGAG CTAAACTTAGGAATCATGAAGCAGATACTTTCTTGGACAAGTCGAAAGAAGACAGTCTTGGCAGAGTTTCTACCAAATCCCAAACTTCCTCCGAGAAGGGAATAGTAGACTCAAGTGATGCCTCTGATGCAGATGTTAAATCAAGTGCTGGGTTTTTGATGTGTGATCAAAGGGATCCAGAGAATAATGATGTTGAGTGCAGTGATAGAAGTAGGAGTGAATCAAAGGTTGCTGGTGATAAATGGTCTCTTGAGAACCCAAATGATATTAGCAGGAACAAGGATGATATAGTGAATTCTATTGGAAGAGAACAGGAGGATTTGGATTCCAATTTTGTATATACTGGTGGATCACAAAGACTGGGACAGATGTCTGATTGGCAGGCTGGGAAACGAGAAGAGATGGAGCAATTTCAGAGAATTCCAAGAGTTGTCGTTGAAGGTGTGCGATTTTCTACCTCAAAACACCCAGATGAAGGCCCATCAAACCTTAATTTGGATTCTTCTTATGGTTATCGTGAATCGTTGCAGAATCAAACTGGCCTGGATGGTTCTAGTAGAATTCACCTTGACCAAGATCGAGCTGTGCTTCTAAGGAAGCTAGATGAGCTAAAGGAGCAACTTAGTCAGTCTTGTGATGTGGCTGATAAACCAAAAGAGAAGGCTCCGCTTGATAGGAGGGTAGTTCCTCCAGAGTCTTATGGTGGTACTGATAGCTGGTTTCCAAATAGTTCTTCTGGATTGCAGAAGCCCTCAATGCCTTTCTATGGACCTGATAAGCATGGTGCGGAAGCAGGACCTTCTTACTTTGGTTTTTTTCCAGAACAATTTGCTTATCCTGTTGAACATGATGTGACTCAGCATGGGTTGTATCCTCCAATTCGTAATCCAAATCATATCCCTGCATATGGAGATCCTTTTGGATCCAAAATGCTTGGAAGAGCTCCGCACCAGTTCCCTGGAGAATATCAACAGCCACGTCATCCATACTTTTCTGGACAGTACATTGAAAGTAATCATGATCCATTTATGCCATATCCACGAAGTTCAGTGTTGCACCAGGCTTCTTGTTCTTGCTTTCATTGTTATGAGAAACATCGGCAAGTTCCAGCGCCTATTCCACCCAGTTCATTTGGCAATAAAAGGTTCCCTGATGTGCCTAGCAACCCATTTTACCATATTGACAACCCTGGGTCTTTTGGTTCACATTTCCATAGTTCTAGGACCACAATGCCCCCATTGAATGCTCATGCTAGATGGCAGAATGATATTAACTCAGACATGGGTGGTTTTGTTCATTACCGTCCCCAGAGAGTAGTGCTAGCTGGTGGTGGGCGCCATATTCGTCCTATAGCTGGTGGTGCTCCATTTGTAACGTGTTATAATTGCTTTGAATTGCTACGAGTGCCCCGGAAAGTGCAGCTCATGGTGAAAAATGAACATAAATTGCGGTGTGGAGCCTGTTCAACTGTGATAAACTTTACTGTCATGGACAAGAAGCTTGTTCTTCTTAATCATGCAGAATCAAAGGGAATTTCTGTAGATGTTGATGATAACTGTAATGAAGGCCGTGTCAACCGAATTGCCACTAACTTCTCCTCTGATGATTATGATCATTCAGGTTATGATTTTCAGTCAATGGATAGAGAACCTGTTGCATCGTCAACTGGCCAGGCTTTGAATTCAGTCAGACCTCAGGAAATGCAAAGCTTTCATTCTTCATCTCCAAGCACCTCCGAGGATGAAAACAGTCCGGATGTTTTAACTGCTTCAAGACAGGAAGTGAGTTCTGTTCAGCAGCCAGCCAAATCCACTTTGTCTTCCCCACCTGCAGGCTCACCTCTTCAAGAGCACTTTGATTATTCTTCTAGCAATCATGCAGCCAATCGATTCGGGAAGGGAAATCGTAGTAGTCGCTCCGATCAAGAGAAAGTTGTGTCAAACAAGGGTACCAAACGACAAAATTCTTTAAAAGAGGCATTACCTACTGAGATGGAGGTGTCATTCAATGAGTATGCTAATACTGGGATTTCTCAAGATTCAGGGGATGTAACTAGGGAAGATGATCAACCGAAAATGGCAAAAGGAGGTGAATCATTTTTTACAAATATTATCAAGAAGAGTTTTAAGGATTTCTCAAGATTTAATCAAACAGAGGAACGTGGGAAAAGTAACATTTCAGTTAACGGACATCCTATTCCTGAACGTGTGGTTAAAAAAGCTGAAAAGATAGCTGGACCGGTTCTTCCTGGACAGTATTG GTATGATTTCCGAGCTGGATTCTGGGGTGTTCTCGGCGGACCTTGTCTTGGCATAATTCCT CCTTTTATCGAAGAATTTAACCATCCAATGCCAGAGAACTGTGCTGGTGGAACCACTGGTGTTTTTGTAAACGGGAGAGAGCTCCATCAGAAAGATTTAGATTTGCTTGCTAATAGAGGGCTTCCACCTGACAGAGATAGATCTTATATCATTGAGATATCGGGCAGAGTTCTGGATGAGGACACTGGTGAAGAGCTCGATAGCCTTGGGAAACTTGCGCCAAC GTATCATCCTGAAGCATTTTTGTTTGTTAAGGATCAGAGTTGA